From one Macadamia integrifolia cultivar HAES 741 unplaced genomic scaffold, SCU_Mint_v3 scaffold2567, whole genome shotgun sequence genomic stretch:
- the LOC122066760 gene encoding uncharacterized protein LOC122066760 isoform X2 — translation MVLCDSSAHFNLTFRLTRSGFLELRDEVALTLNSMDKCRDGGFEEVFMTKIDLPAKYDYYIRPLLPSYDAGCHFSL, via the exons ATGGTATTATGTGATTCATCAGCTCATTTTAATTTGACATTCCGACTGACAAGGAGTGGTTTCTTAGAG CTTCGAGACGAGGTTGCTTTGACACTTAATTCTATGGATAAATGTAGAGACGGTGGATTTGAAGAGGTTTTCATGACCAAGATTGATTTGCCTGCTAAATATGATTATTACATAAG ACCCTTGCTTCCTTCATATGATGCTGGATGCCATTTTTCATTATGA
- the LOC122066762 gene encoding protein FAR1-RELATED SEQUENCE 5-like, whose product MENVCMNDASEPEFGMLFNSEQDAYDYYNSYGRAMGFSVRRHFVNKSKKDNTTITSRGFVCSKAGFRLSDKRDVNIVNPRAETRTNCEARMNIYLVDEGKYKCRDFVREHNHELHTTSTVHMMRSQRNMLDIHRYEIDLADDSGIRPRSTVELMGRHAGGIENLSYMTQDVKNYLRTKRQRALTYGEAGSLMKYFVTQTRNNPSFTYSFQLDSEEQITNIFWADPKMIIDYTQFGDVVSFDTTFRTNKECRPFGLFAGFNHHRGCTVFGAALLYDETVESFKWLFEVFAEAHGGKKPITIFTDQDKAMARALKKMWPQTWHRLCTWHLMQNGITHLGHMMKDGSHFLTNLKKCIYEYDVEDEFETALFNLLDEYDVKNNEWLQRIYGLKSQWARCYMKNTFTIGIRSTQLSESLNSDLKDYLKSTLDVVQFFKHFERVLNQKRGNELKAEFDARNKMPRLANSMSIVQKQVGELYTPVIFQLFQEEYNWMTVCTIISRTDGNPYIYFRVGIYEADCEYKVCCNPLQGIVACSCMKFETDGILCCHCLKVLDVLDIKRIPEYYILKRWTRGATNMVVNDSRGKEVEQDVNLDCTQRYRRICHELIQIAAEASNTVEGYELVKDTANELRLKLGDIRNPVDCLDMPILTDFSNDIYDGLRLKHKEKSKRGGRRLKSWVEKQGKGKKKSGGPSNSQRLQNQQPTTAPTPTHMMDNTDPSYMSFMDSISHISSQASAAHQLLDEDYI is encoded by the exons ATGGAGAATGTTTGCATGAATGATGCGAGTGAACCTGAGTTTGGGATGTTATTCAACTCAGAACAGGATGCATACGATTATTACAATAGTTATGGACGGGCAATGGGGTTTAGTGTTAGGAGACACTTTGTGAATAAAAGCAAGAAAGACAACACGACTATAACATCTAGGGGATTTGTCTGTTCAAAAGCTGGGTTTCGGTTGAGTGACAAGCGAGACGTCAATATTGTTAACCCTCGAGCTGAGACAAGAACAAATTGCGAGGCACGAATGAACATATATTTGGTTGATGAGGGAAAATACAAGTGCCGTGACTTTGTGAGAGAACATAATCATGAGCTTCATACTACATCAACAGTTCATATGATGCGTTCACAAAGGAATATGTTAGACATACATAggtatgaaattgatttggcaGATGACTCGGGAATCAGGCCTAGATCCACAGTTGAGTTGATGGGTAGGCATGCTGGTGGGATTGAAAACCTAAGCTATATGACTCAAGATGTTAAGAATTATCTTCGCACTAAAAGACAACGTGCCTTAACATATGGTGAAGCAGGTAGTTTGATGAAGTACTTTGTTACCCAAACTAGGAACAACCCATCTTTCACATACTCATTTCAGCTGGATAGTGAAGAACAAATAACTAACATATTTTGGGCTGATCCAAAGATGATCATTGACTACACACAATTTGGAGATGTAGTCAGCTTTGACACTACATTTCGCACCAACAAAGAGTGTAGGCCGTTTGGGTTGTTTGCTGGATTCAATCATCATAGAGGGTGCACCGTATTCGGGGCTGCACTTTTATATGATGAgacagtggaatctttcaaatgGTTGTTTGAGGTATTTGCTGAAGCACATGGTGGAAAGAAGCCTATAACTATCTTCACGGACCAAGACAAAGCTATGGCTagagcattaaaaaaaatgtggcCTCAGACATGGCACAGATTGTGTACTTGGCACTTAATGCAGAATGGCATTACGCATTTGGGTCATATGATGAAGGATGGCTCTCATTTTCttacaaatttaaagaaatgcaTATACGAATAcgatgtggaagatgaattcGAGACAGCATTGTTTAATTTGTTGGACGAGTATGATGTTAAGAATAATGAATGGTTGCAGCGCATATATGGGCTTAAAAGTCAATGGGCGAGGTGTTATATGAAAAACACATTCACAATAGGCATTCGAAGTACACAGCTCAGTGAGAGTCTCAACAGTGACTTGAAGGACTATTTGAAGTCAACTTTGGATGTTGtgcaattttttaaacactttgagaGAGTTCTTAACCAGAAGCGTGGTAATGAATTAAAAGCAGAATTTGATGCACGGAACAAGATGCCACGACTTGCAAATTCAATGTCTATTGTACAGAAACAAGTTGGGGAACTCTACACTCCTGTTATTTTTCAGTTATTTCAAGAGGAATACAATTGGATGACTGTTTGCACCATTATAAGTCGAACTGATGGGAATCCATACATTTATTTTCGGGTTGGGATTTATGAAGCAGACTGTGAGTATAAAGTATGTTGTAACCCACTTCAAGGAATTGTAGCATGCTCTTGCATGAAATTCGAGACTGATGGTATTCTGTGTTGTCATTGTTTGAAAGTTTTGGATGTGTTAGATATAAAGCGTATTCCTGAATActatattttgaagagatggACACGGGGAGCAACAAATATGGTGGTCAATGACAGTAGGGGGAAAGAAGTTGAACAAGATGTCAACTTGGACTGTACGCAACGGTATAGGCGTATTTGTCATGAACTTATTCAAATAGCAGCAGAAGCTTCAAATACAGTTGAGGGATACGAGTTGGTGAAGGATACTGCGAATGAATTAAGGTTGAAGCTTGGTGATATTAGAAACCCAGTTGATTGCCTTGATATGCCAATATTGACTGATTTCTCAAATGACATATACGATGGATTACGTTTGAAGCATAAAGAGAAAAGTAAAAGAGGTGGTAGACGGTTAAAGAGTTGGgttgaaaaacaaggaaaaggaaaaaaaaaaagtggaggaCCAAGTAACAGTCAACGATTACAAAACCAACAACCAACTACTGCACCAACTCCTACACATATGATGGATAACACAGATCCCAGTTACATGTCATTTATG GATTCTATTTCCCATATATCATCTCAAGCATCTGCAGCTCATCAATTACTGGATGAAGATTATATTTAG
- the LOC122066760 gene encoding uncharacterized protein LOC122066760 isoform X3, translating to MVLCDSSAHFNLTFRLTRSGFLELRDEVALTLNSMDKCRDGGFEEVFMTKIDLPAKYDYYIRSRMQLQIRWLSL from the exons ATGGTATTATGTGATTCATCAGCTCATTTTAATTTGACATTCCGACTGACAAGGAGTGGTTTCTTAGAG CTTCGAGACGAGGTTGCTTTGACACTTAATTCTATGGATAAATGTAGAGACGGTGGATTTGAAGAGGTTTTCATGACCAAGATTGATTTGCCTGCTAAATATGATTATTACATAAG ATCCAGGATGCAACTGCAGATCCGATGGCTTTCTCTGTGA
- the LOC122066761 gene encoding uncharacterized protein LOC122066761, translated as MKILYWNIRGVRKAAGLCALRLLVKEHAPDVLCLAEPMVQVCKFPVIFFSQLGYAVDFIHNFRDDKVPNLWIIWKLGVSRPVVAGMSDQYISVIFDWPGSKVGISFVHASSFKIMRRQLWLDLELSISDLVPWSVMGDFNATLFSHEKRGPGKFNLGSAAEFQAMVDACELLSIPSQGKKFTWTNNRRRGHAVAVLDRSFCNGKWIDVFRNVKQRVLVSSVSDHAPLMVVSDDVQRPTNIPFRFHSFWMENDQFISVVEEAWKTSIGGNPIFVLAQKLKQVKENLKVWARANFPNLNDEVDKAKLELKKVQDMIEVAGMNDELFNREADAKTVLLKANQMYEKLWAEKAKLRWMKNGDCNSKFFHLSVKLRRLKNQITSLKKEDGTWVSDQQGISSYVSDFFEKFHEADEITVHNDLLDNIPRVLEEEDVARLESVPSGEEIKQAVWDLDPVSSPGPDGFPAWQIKHGNSLMSVFFRARFLKIDGSLKTTYLSSSIWPGLKKVWRWVQSHEQWTVRNGQRINFWKDSWLGKKSIEEMYGLQLDIFDSMQAKVSDFIFQDEWNFPQNAYSADDNAEGGVGPLFEDNFCN; from the exons ATGAAGATTCTGTATTGGAACATTCGGGGTGTTAGGAAGGCAGCAGGGTTGTGCGCTTTACGTCTACTGGTGAAGGAGCATGCCCCGGATGTGTTATGCTTGGCTGAACCCATGGTTCAGGTATGTAAATTTcctgttattttctttagtcaATTGGGGTATGCTGTggatttcattcataattttcgGGATGACAAAgtcccaaatttatggattatatgGAAGTTGGGGGTTTCGAGACCAGTTGTTGCAGGTATGTCTGATCAATATATATCAGTCATCTTTGATTGGCCAGGTAGTAAAGTGGGTATTTCTTTTGTACATGCAAGTTCTTTTAAAATTATGCGTAGGCAATTGTGGTTAGATTTGGAGTTGTCGATATCAGATTTGGTTCCGTGGTCTGTGatgggggatttcaatgcaacccTGTTCTCgcatgagaaaagaggtccTGGTAAGTTTAATCTTGGATCAGCTGCTGAATTCCAGGCAATGGTTGATGCGTGTGAATTGCTTTCTATCCcttctcagggaaagaaattcacttggactAATAACCGTCGAAGGGGTCATGCAGTTGCAGTGTTGGATCGGAGTTTTTGTAATGGGAAGTGGATAGATGTGTTTAGAAATGTGAAGCAGCGTGTTTTGGTGTCTTCGGTATCAGATCATGCTCCTTTAATGGTTGTCTCTGATGATGTTCAAAGACCTACAAATATCCCCTTTAGATTCCATagcttttggatggaaaatgatcaatttatctCTGTGGTTGAGGAAGCTTGGAAAACTTCGATAGGGGGTAATCCAATTTTCGTTCTGGCACAAAAATTAAAGCAGGTCAAGGAGAATTTAAAGGTTTGGGCGAGGGCCAATTTTCCTAACCTGAATGATGAGGTCGATAAAGCAAAGCTGGAATTAAAGAAGGTTCAAGATATGATAGAGGTGGCTGGgatgaatgatgaattatttaACAGAGAGGCAGATGCAAAAACAGTATTATTGAAGGCCAACCAAATGTACGAGAAgttgtgggctgaaaaagctaaactgagatggatgaaaaatggaGATTGTAACTCGAAGTTTTTTCATCTCTCCGTGAAGCTTAGGAGGTTGAAAAATCAGATCACCTCCctaaaaaaggaagatggaacTTGGGTTTCAGACCAACAGGGAATATCATCTTATgtctctgatttttttgagaaatttcatgaGGCTGATGAAATCACGGTTCATAATGACCTTCTTGATAATATTCCCAGAGTGTTGGAGGAGGAGGACGTGGCAAGATTGGAGAGTGTCCCGAGTGGGGAAGAAATAAAACAAGCTgtttgggatttagatcctgtaagctctccaggtcctgatgggttcccaG catggcaaatcaaacatggaAATTCTCTAATGAGTGTTTTCTTTCGTGCCCGTTTTCTGAAGATTGATGGTTCGCTGAAAACTAcctacctttcctcttcgaTATGGCCTGGTCTTAAAAAGGTGTGGCGGTGGGTACAGTCTCATGAGCAATGGACTGTTAGGAATGGTCAgaggataaatttttggaaagatagctGGCTGGGAAAGAAGTCTATTGAGGAGATGTATGGTTTGCAGTTAGATATCTTTGATTCGATGCAGGCAAAGGTTTCTGATTTCATTTTCCAAGATGAGTGGAATTTTCCCCAG AATGCCTACTCTGCTGATgacaatgctgaaggtggagtggGTCCTCTTTTTGAGGATAATTTTTGTAATTAA
- the LOC122066760 gene encoding uncharacterized protein LOC122066760 isoform X1 — MVLCDSSAHFNLTFRLTRSGFLELRDEVALTLNSMDKCRDGGFEEVFMTKIDLPAKYDYYISIVGLGLMGSAKIQIQDATADPMAFSVIILSESPWTHVNRWM, encoded by the exons ATGGTATTATGTGATTCATCAGCTCATTTTAATTTGACATTCCGACTGACAAGGAGTGGTTTCTTAGAG CTTCGAGACGAGGTTGCTTTGACACTTAATTCTATGGATAAATGTAGAGACGGTGGATTTGAAGAGGTTTTCATGACCAAGATTGATTTGCCTGCTAAATATGATTATTACATAAG TATTGTCGGGTTGGGTCTAATGGGATCCGCTAAAATACAGATCCAGGATGCAACTGCAGATCCGATGGCTTTCTCTGTGATCATACTGTCGGAGTCGCCTTGGACACATGTCAATCGCTGGATGTAG